The following proteins are encoded in a genomic region of Pirellulales bacterium:
- a CDS encoding HEAT repeat domain-containing protein encodes MQRFVTRRGSWLACVGLLVATSAAEVQGQDLRGPFQHAPRSVRSRTVDLDHLRLELDFDFVEERLQGLATNRFTPFEPLDQVEFDIKNLTIDRIELVPSGASADLSDRRTLQFEVHDERLVVKLDRVYQPSEQVSVAIAYRVTRPERGMQFVTPDKHEPQQPRMVWTLNEPEDARYWLPTFDSPNERLTSELIATVPEDFFVLSNGVLRERGEPRDGRRRWHWVQQRSHVPYLISIVAGQFEALDQTWRGIPVVSYVPTGRLADAPRSFAQTPEMMELFSEKIGYPYPWPKYTQICCDEFNGGMEHTSCTTLALDTLHDERAELDVSSEELVAHELAHQWWGDLLTCKDWAELWLNESFATYFATLWQEHDEGWDAASWSRREEADVYFREDADRYRRPIVTYRYDAPIVMFDAHSYPKGGRVLHMLRFELGDDAFWKALRHYAHTHEYQVVETADLRTAIEQATGRGLNWFLDQWVDHGGHPELTVGWDWDEATRQVRLHVRQTQKVDALTPLFRATVEVELATGSETLIRRIEIDQAEETFHFELPTRPRRVVFDPRDWLLKKLTVEQSLDAWLDQLAADPHVIPRADAAKALAQFSGNDTVREALVKAATSDAFWGVRYEAIAALAKIGGDAVRAPLIQVARGDARSAVRREALKSLAEFPHEETSAALRAAIAEDPSYFAVAAALRSLAKVDKEKAKDDLLAALERPSYQEVILQAAAEGLVEQDARGTAARMMALLKPPSSPHRRMVLMPLLARLDPGNPEVTAAIAEQLNDGRRTVRTAAIRALGMTGDKQAIDLLLARKQKEAWLAPRRAIDDAVAQLRNPGLPRVIEQVEALRAGNAELRARLEKLEAAGAK; translated from the coding sequence ATGCAACGATTCGTAACTCGGCGGGGAAGCTGGTTGGCCTGCGTTGGGCTGCTGGTGGCGACCAGCGCCGCCGAAGTTCAGGGGCAAGACCTGCGCGGCCCTTTCCAGCATGCACCGCGCAGCGTGCGAAGCCGGACCGTCGATCTGGATCACCTGCGGCTCGAACTCGATTTCGATTTCGTCGAGGAGCGGCTGCAGGGACTGGCGACGAATCGCTTCACGCCGTTCGAGCCCCTGGATCAGGTCGAGTTTGACATCAAGAACCTCACGATCGACCGCATCGAACTCGTGCCGTCGGGGGCCTCGGCCGATCTCAGCGATCGGCGTACGCTGCAGTTTGAAGTCCATGACGAGCGGTTGGTCGTGAAGCTCGATCGAGTTTACCAGCCGAGCGAGCAGGTCAGCGTGGCGATCGCCTATCGCGTCACGCGTCCCGAGCGCGGCATGCAGTTTGTCACTCCCGACAAACACGAGCCGCAGCAGCCGCGGATGGTCTGGACTCTCAATGAGCCCGAGGATGCCCGGTATTGGCTGCCGACGTTCGACTCGCCCAACGAGCGGCTGACCAGCGAGCTGATTGCCACGGTGCCCGAGGATTTTTTTGTGCTGTCTAACGGCGTGTTGCGCGAGAGAGGCGAGCCTCGCGACGGCCGCCGGCGCTGGCATTGGGTGCAGCAACGCTCGCACGTGCCGTACCTGATTTCGATCGTGGCGGGCCAGTTCGAGGCGCTCGACCAGACCTGGCGCGGCATCCCGGTGGTGTCGTATGTGCCGACGGGGCGCCTGGCCGACGCGCCGCGATCGTTTGCCCAGACGCCGGAGATGATGGAGCTGTTCAGCGAAAAGATCGGCTATCCGTATCCCTGGCCCAAGTACACGCAGATTTGCTGCGACGAGTTCAACGGCGGCATGGAACACACGTCGTGCACGACGTTGGCGCTCGACACGCTGCACGACGAACGGGCCGAGCTGGACGTCTCGAGCGAAGAACTCGTGGCCCACGAGCTGGCGCACCAGTGGTGGGGCGATCTGCTGACCTGCAAGGACTGGGCCGAGCTATGGCTCAACGAGAGTTTTGCCACGTACTTTGCCACGCTCTGGCAGGAGCACGACGAAGGCTGGGACGCCGCCAGCTGGTCGCGGCGCGAAGAGGCCGACGTGTATTTCCGGGAAGACGCCGACCGCTATCGGCGGCCCATCGTGACCTACCGCTACGACGCGCCGATCGTGATGTTCGACGCGCACAGCTATCCCAAGGGGGGCCGCGTGTTGCACATGCTCCGCTTCGAGCTGGGCGACGACGCCTTCTGGAAGGCGCTGCGGCACTACGCGCATACGCACGAGTACCAGGTCGTGGAGACGGCCGATCTCCGCACCGCCATCGAACAGGCGACTGGCCGGGGCCTGAATTGGTTCTTAGACCAATGGGTCGATCACGGCGGACATCCCGAGTTGACGGTCGGCTGGGACTGGGACGAAGCAACCCGCCAGGTGCGCCTGCACGTGCGCCAGACGCAGAAGGTCGACGCGCTAACCCCCTTGTTTCGCGCCACGGTCGAAGTCGAGTTGGCGACCGGTAGCGAGACGCTGATCCGCCGCATCGAGATCGATCAGGCCGAAGAGACGTTTCACTTCGAATTGCCCACGCGGCCGCGCCGCGTGGTGTTCGACCCGCGCGACTGGCTGCTGAAAAAGCTCACCGTCGAGCAGAGCCTCGACGCCTGGCTCGACCAGCTCGCCGCCGATCCGCACGTAATCCCCCGGGCCGACGCCGCAAAGGCCCTGGCCCAGTTCTCCGGCAACGACACGGTGCGTGAGGCGCTCGTCAAAGCAGCCACGAGCGACGCGTTCTGGGGCGTGCGATACGAAGCGATCGCGGCGCTGGCCAAGATTGGCGGCGACGCCGTACGGGCCCCGTTGATCCAGGTGGCCCGCGGCGACGCGCGATCGGCCGTGCGGCGCGAGGCCCTCAAGTCGCTGGCCGAGTTCCCTCACGAAGAAACCAGCGCCGCGCTGCGTGCCGCGATCGCCGAAGATCCGTCTTACTTTGCCGTGGCCGCGGCGCTCCGCTCGCTCGCGAAGGTCGACAAGGAAAAGGCCAAGGACGACTTGCTGGCCGCCTTGGAGCGCCCCAGTTATCAAGAGGTGATCCTGCAGGCCGCGGCCGAGGGCTTGGTCGAACAGGACGCCCGGGGGACCGCCGCGCGGATGATGGCCTTGCTGAAGCCACCTTCCTCGCCCCACCGGCGCATGGTGCTGATGCCGCTGTTGGCCCGGCTCGATCCGGGCAACCCGGAAGTGACGGCCGCCATCGCTGAGCAGCTCAACGACGGCCGCCGCACGGTGCGGACCGCCGCGATCCGGGCGCTGGGGATGACGGGCGACAAGCAGGCGATCGACCTGCTGCTGGCGCGCAAGCAGAAAGAGGCCTGGCTCGCACCCCGGCGGGCCATCGACGATGCCGTCGCGCAGTTGCGCAATCCGGGGCTGCCGCGCGTGATCGAACAAGTCGAAGCGCTGCGGGCCGGCAACGCCGAACTGCGAGCGCGCTTGGAAAAGCTCGAAGCGGCGGGAGCCAAATGA
- a CDS encoding HD domain-containing protein, which translates to MLTERFEQALVLAHRLHLAQRRKATDTPYVSHLLAVAAIVLEHGGTEDEAIAALLHDAVEDQGGPPTLARIRAEFGDEVAAIVAACTDTDTVPKPPWKPRKEAYIAHLATASPAARRVSAADKLHNARAIVSDLRRHGDLVWARFAGHREGTLWYYETLVETLRATDHSPLVEELARTVVMMRELADEIAASPPGTVRPDS; encoded by the coding sequence ATGCTGACCGAACGCTTCGAACAGGCCCTGGTACTGGCCCATCGACTCCATCTCGCGCAGCGCCGCAAGGCGACTGACACGCCCTACGTCTCGCACCTGTTGGCCGTCGCAGCGATCGTGCTCGAGCACGGTGGTACCGAAGACGAGGCCATCGCAGCCCTGTTGCACGACGCCGTGGAAGATCAAGGTGGGCCGCCGACGCTCGCGCGAATCCGTGCCGAGTTCGGCGACGAAGTCGCGGCCATCGTCGCTGCCTGCACCGATACCGACACGGTGCCCAAACCTCCGTGGAAGCCGCGCAAAGAAGCCTACATCGCGCACCTGGCCACCGCCTCGCCGGCAGCGCGCCGGGTCTCCGCGGCCGACAAGCTGCACAACGCCCGGGCGATTGTCAGCGATCTGCGCCGCCACGGCGACCTGGTGTGGGCACGTTTCGCCGGCCACCGCGAAGGCACGCTCTGGTATTACGAAACGCTGGTCGAAACGCTGCGCGCCACGGACCATTCGCCGCTGGTCGAAGAACTGGCCCGCACCGTTGTCATGATGCGCGAATTGGCCGACGAGATCGCGGCATCGCCGCCTGGAACCGTGCGGCCTGACAGCTAG